A region of Chitinophaga horti DNA encodes the following proteins:
- a CDS encoding SDR family NAD(P)-dependent oxidoreductase: protein MSRLANKTAIITGGAGSIGAVTARKFLDYGAKVVLVDLSEEALKQTVKELNSKEVDYIVADVTKSADVERYVKEAVKRLGKIDIFFNNAGIEGVVKPITDYPEEVFDKVIAVNVKGVWLGCKYVLPEMSDGGSIIITSSVAGVMGSPGTSAYNTSKHATIGIMRSVALEAAPRKIRVNTVNPSPVDNRMMRSLEDGFSNGHGEEAKKELEKSIPFGRYAQPSEIADTVVFLASDDSKFVSGTLHLVDGASQA from the coding sequence ATGAGCAGATTAGCAAACAAAACAGCCATCATTACCGGCGGTGCCGGTTCGATTGGCGCGGTAACCGCCCGCAAGTTCCTGGACTACGGTGCGAAAGTAGTACTGGTAGATTTGAGTGAAGAGGCGTTAAAGCAAACCGTAAAAGAGCTTAACAGCAAGGAAGTTGATTATATAGTGGCGGACGTAACCAAAAGCGCGGACGTGGAGCGATATGTGAAAGAGGCCGTGAAGCGCTTAGGTAAGATCGATATCTTCTTTAACAATGCAGGTATCGAAGGTGTGGTAAAACCCATTACGGACTACCCTGAAGAGGTTTTTGACAAGGTGATAGCAGTGAACGTGAAAGGCGTCTGGCTCGGATGTAAGTATGTGCTCCCCGAAATGAGTGACGGTGGCAGCATTATTATTACTTCATCCGTAGCCGGCGTAATGGGTTCGCCCGGCACCAGTGCTTACAACACCAGCAAACACGCCACAATAGGAATTATGCGCAGCGTAGCATTAGAAGCGGCGCCGAGGAAGATCCGGGTTAACACCGTGAATCCCAGCCCGGTAGATAATCGCATGATGCGCTCCCTGGAAGATGGATTTAGCAATGGACATGGAGAAGAAGCGAAAAAAGAGCTGGAAAAATCAATACCATTCGGCCGGTACGCACAACCTTCGGAAATAGCCGATACCGTTGTGTTCCTGGCATCTGATGATAGCAAATTTGTTTCGGGCACCCTTCATTTGGTGGACGGAGCCTCACAAGCTTAG
- a CDS encoding decaprenyl-phosphate phosphoribosyltransferase yields the protein MQYLKLLRPSHWAKNLFLFIPLFFAGELTNVEKIIELVKGFIAFSLIASSIYIINDYRDIENDRKHPKKSKRPLASGAVSKPAGLAIFFVCVALGMLMGYLVREKFLFILGIYFVLNLGYSFGLKNISILDIIIVSIGFVLRVKAGGVASVIPVSEWLMIMVFLLALFLAIAKRRDDVLLKQESGVDMRKASKGYNMDFLNVSLGLVSAIIIVAYLMYCMAPETIARFGTYRLYYTCIFVIAGLMRYLQITYVENNTGSPTKILYKDRFVQLTILLWILSFYVIIYLPTDQSFFK from the coding sequence GTGCAATATCTTAAACTATTACGCCCTTCGCATTGGGCCAAGAATCTTTTCCTGTTTATTCCGCTCTTCTTCGCCGGCGAGCTTACCAATGTTGAAAAGATCATTGAACTGGTAAAAGGCTTCATCGCCTTCAGCCTGATAGCGAGCAGCATCTACATTATTAATGACTACCGCGACATCGAGAACGACCGTAAGCATCCTAAAAAGAGCAAACGTCCGCTGGCGAGCGGTGCGGTAAGTAAACCTGCCGGGCTGGCCATCTTCTTCGTTTGTGTGGCATTGGGTATGTTGATGGGCTATCTTGTACGGGAAAAGTTCCTGTTCATTCTCGGCATCTACTTCGTATTAAACCTCGGATATTCGTTCGGGTTAAAGAATATTTCTATCCTGGATATTATTATTGTATCGATCGGCTTCGTGCTGCGGGTGAAAGCCGGCGGTGTGGCGTCTGTTATCCCCGTGTCGGAATGGCTGATGATCATGGTGTTCCTGCTCGCGCTGTTCCTGGCCATTGCCAAACGCCGTGATGATGTGCTGTTGAAACAGGAATCCGGGGTGGATATGCGTAAGGCATCCAAGGGATATAATATGGACTTCCTCAACGTATCGCTCGGACTGGTATCGGCGATTATCATCGTGGCTTATCTGATGTATTGTATGGCGCCCGAAACTATTGCGCGCTTCGGCACCTACCGTTTATATTATACCTGTATTTTCGTGATTGCGGGCTTAATGCGCTATCTGCAGATCACTTATGTAGAGAACAATACCGGCTCACCCACCAAAATCCTGTACAAGGACCGGTTTGTTCAATTAACCATTCTCCTTTGGATCCTGAGTTTTTACGTCATCATTTATTTACCAACGGATCAAAGTTTCTTTAAATAA
- a CDS encoding SDR family oxidoreductase, giving the protein MPTVLILGAGSDMAVAIARKFATEKYDIQLAGRNASVMTALQNDLAIRYGVKTEALTFDALDFASHGAFYNNLAVKPDITICVFGYLGDQEKGQADWNEAARILHTNYTGAVSILNVVAEDYAAKKQGLIVGISSVAGERGRQSNYLYGSAKAGFTAYLSGLRNRLFHTGVHVMSVQPGFVATRMTENLQLPGILTAQPAQVANDIYKAVQKKKNTIYTKWFWRYIMLIIRSVPEFMFKKLKL; this is encoded by the coding sequence ATGCCTACAGTGCTGATATTGGGAGCAGGTTCCGACATGGCCGTCGCGATCGCGCGGAAATTTGCTACCGAAAAATACGATATTCAACTTGCCGGCCGTAACGCCAGCGTAATGACCGCCCTTCAGAACGACCTGGCGATCCGTTATGGCGTTAAGACCGAAGCCCTCACGTTCGATGCGCTCGACTTTGCGTCTCATGGCGCGTTTTATAACAACCTGGCCGTAAAGCCCGACATTACTATTTGTGTATTCGGCTACCTGGGCGACCAGGAGAAAGGCCAGGCTGACTGGAACGAGGCCGCCCGTATTTTACATACCAACTACACCGGTGCAGTATCTATTTTAAATGTGGTAGCGGAAGATTATGCTGCCAAAAAACAGGGCCTCATCGTCGGCATCAGCTCCGTAGCCGGTGAACGCGGCAGGCAGAGCAACTACCTGTACGGTAGCGCCAAAGCGGGTTTTACCGCGTACCTCTCCGGTCTACGTAACCGTTTATTTCATACAGGCGTACACGTGATGAGCGTACAACCCGGGTTCGTAGCTACCCGCATGACCGAGAACCTGCAACTGCCAGGCATCCTCACGGCGCAACCTGCACAGGTGGCCAACGACATTTACAAGGCCGTACAAAAGAAAAAGAACACCATCTATACGAAATGGTTCTGGCGTTATATCATGCTGATCATCAGGAGTGTTCCTGAGTTCATGTTCAAAAAACTGAAGCTCTGA
- a CDS encoding HAD family hydrolase gives MKAIAFFDFDGTITTKDTLWEIIRFQKGTPALVAGWLVMAPVLVMFKLKLLSNQRTKELMLRYHFKGMPLTKFQQGCDAFCKEALPAMIRPGALQEIAQHKANGTRVIVVTASAENWVAPWCREMGIECIGSKLAVDNGNVSGMLVGLNCNGNEKVCRINATLDVKDYEKIYAYGDSSGDKDMLAIAHEANFRPFRG, from the coding sequence ATGAAAGCGATTGCCTTTTTCGATTTCGACGGTACCATTACCACAAAAGACACCCTCTGGGAAATTATCCGTTTCCAGAAGGGCACTCCTGCCCTGGTCGCAGGCTGGCTGGTGATGGCACCAGTGTTGGTGATGTTCAAACTGAAACTCCTCTCCAACCAGCGTACCAAGGAACTGATGTTGCGTTATCACTTTAAAGGGATGCCGCTCACCAAATTCCAGCAGGGCTGCGACGCTTTCTGCAAGGAAGCGCTGCCCGCGATGATTCGCCCCGGTGCGTTACAGGAAATAGCCCAACATAAAGCCAACGGCACCCGCGTGATCGTGGTGACCGCCTCCGCCGAGAACTGGGTAGCGCCCTGGTGCCGCGAAATGGGCATCGAGTGCATTGGCTCCAAACTGGCAGTGGATAACGGTAACGTTTCCGGCATGCTCGTAGGCCTGAACTGCAATGGCAACGAAAAGGTATGCCGCATCAATGCCACGCTTGACGTAAAAGACTACGAAAAGATTTACGCTTACGGCGATAGCAGCGGCGACAAAGACATGCTGGCCATCGCGCACGAAGCGAACTTCCGGCCGTTCAGAGGCTGA
- a CDS encoding EamA family transporter, translated as MNAPDQQHGQRSTVMIACLAAVYIIWGSTYLGMKVATEVLPPFLLSAFRFFTAGLIMFIIGMAKEKEWPSGKQWASASLVGVLLIGIGNGGVALAVHYMPSGLVALLIAAAPAYFVAQDWLFFSRKRPAAMTLWGILIGFIGLFFIFNPFRSGATYDFPAWPLLVIVAGCICWTLGSLLVPRLPMPRQLTSTAIQMLAGCVFTIVLSVFLERDNWHTVSQMNLRTWTAFLHLVFLGSLVGYTSYSWLAKNAPPRITSTYAYVNPVVALFLGWVVLNETLNVDGIIGSIIVILGVVLMTWKKK; from the coding sequence ATGAACGCACCCGATCAACAGCATGGACAGCGGTCTACCGTGATGATCGCCTGCCTGGCAGCGGTTTATATTATTTGGGGATCTACCTACCTGGGAATGAAAGTGGCCACGGAAGTGCTGCCGCCATTCCTGTTATCGGCTTTCCGATTCTTTACTGCGGGGCTCATCATGTTCATTATCGGTATGGCGAAGGAAAAGGAATGGCCATCCGGTAAACAGTGGGCGTCGGCGTCGCTGGTGGGCGTGTTGCTCATCGGCATCGGTAACGGTGGCGTAGCGCTGGCGGTGCATTATATGCCCTCCGGCCTGGTGGCGTTGCTGATTGCTGCAGCACCGGCGTACTTCGTGGCGCAGGACTGGTTGTTTTTTTCGCGCAAGCGACCGGCCGCTATGACCTTATGGGGCATCCTGATCGGGTTCATCGGTTTGTTCTTCATATTCAATCCTTTCCGTTCGGGTGCTACCTATGACTTTCCAGCCTGGCCACTGCTCGTGATCGTAGCCGGTTGTATCTGCTGGACGCTCGGTTCCCTGCTGGTGCCACGACTGCCCATGCCACGGCAGCTTACCTCCACGGCCATCCAGATGCTGGCGGGCTGCGTATTTACGATTGTACTGAGTGTTTTCCTCGAACGGGATAACTGGCATACCGTATCTCAGATGAACCTGCGTACCTGGACCGCCTTCCTGCACCTGGTATTCCTCGGGTCGTTGGTGGGATATACGTCTTATAGCTGGCTGGCCAAGAACGCGCCACCCCGCATTACTTCTACCTACGCCTACGTTAACCCGGTGGTAGCCTTATTCCTCGGTTGGGTGGTGTTAAACGAAACCCTGAACGTGGACGGTATTATCGGCTCTATTATCGTGATATTGGGGGTGGTATTGATGACGTGGAAGAAGAAGTAG
- a CDS encoding CGNR zinc finger domain-containing protein — translation MEKHLSKLRLDGGALCLDFTNTIHDRTKEGSFDYLGSYQDVLKWCRHAGVLTAPVMKTLERLAKAYPPKADAVFRKTILLRALLFQLFSDQATGKTPDPMLVEQLNPYLAAAFEQLSLQHLSKKTPATLSFITPELDLPWWLVVKSAVDVLVSEQLLRVRRCPACYWLFIDKSKNRSRRWCNMATCGDLHKVKQFYERKKQTDK, via the coding sequence ATGGAAAAGCACCTTTCTAAACTGCGGCTCGACGGTGGCGCGCTTTGTCTCGATTTCACCAATACGATCCATGATCGTACGAAGGAAGGTTCGTTCGACTACCTGGGGAGTTACCAGGACGTGCTGAAGTGGTGCCGGCACGCTGGCGTACTGACGGCGCCCGTCATGAAAACCCTGGAGCGGCTGGCTAAAGCTTATCCGCCCAAAGCGGATGCAGTCTTTAGGAAGACGATCTTGTTGCGTGCGCTGTTGTTTCAACTTTTTTCAGACCAGGCAACCGGTAAAACGCCTGATCCTATGCTGGTTGAACAGTTAAATCCGTACCTTGCAGCCGCTTTTGAGCAATTGAGTCTTCAACATTTATCTAAAAAGACCCCTGCAACGCTTTCATTTATAACCCCGGAGCTGGATTTACCCTGGTGGCTCGTAGTGAAGTCGGCGGTGGATGTGCTGGTAAGTGAACAGCTGTTACGGGTACGACGTTGCCCGGCCTGTTACTGGCTATTTATCGACAAGAGCAAAAATCGGTCGCGCCGGTGGTGCAATATGGCTACCTGCGGCGACCTGCATAAAGTGAAACAATTCTACGAACGGAAAAAGCAAACAGACAAATGA
- a CDS encoding phosphoribosylaminoimidazolesuccinocarboxamide synthase gives MAEPTFQFPGQTAFYKGKVRDVYTIEDKWMVMQVSDRISAFDVVLPRPIPYKGQVLNQIAAIMLDATQDIVPNWKKAVPVANVTVGMKCDTYPVEMVVRGNLTGHAWRTYKSGKRELCGVTLPEGMKENDFFPEPIITPTSKAHEGHDEDISREEIIASGRVSKEEYEQLEKYTLALFKRGRELAAKQGLILVDTKYEFGHQNGTIYLIDEIHTPDSSRYFYAEGYEANQAAGQPQKQLSKEFVREWLMANGFQGKDGQQVPNMDDAFVASVSERYIELFEKITGQQFKKEDVSAEEAKQRIIDTIAKL, from the coding sequence ATGGCAGAACCTACTTTTCAGTTTCCCGGACAAACGGCTTTCTATAAAGGCAAAGTGCGTGACGTATATACAATAGAAGATAAATGGATGGTGATGCAGGTGAGCGACCGGATTTCTGCATTTGACGTGGTGCTGCCAAGGCCAATCCCTTATAAAGGGCAGGTACTGAACCAGATCGCGGCTATTATGCTGGATGCCACGCAGGACATTGTGCCTAACTGGAAAAAAGCGGTGCCGGTAGCTAACGTTACCGTTGGGATGAAGTGTGATACCTACCCGGTGGAAATGGTGGTACGCGGCAACCTGACCGGCCACGCCTGGCGTACTTACAAAAGCGGTAAAAGGGAACTTTGCGGCGTAACCCTGCCCGAAGGCATGAAGGAGAACGACTTCTTCCCCGAGCCGATCATCACGCCGACCAGCAAAGCCCACGAAGGCCATGACGAGGACATCTCCCGCGAGGAGATCATTGCCTCTGGCCGGGTGAGCAAAGAAGAATACGAGCAACTGGAAAAATATACCCTCGCACTGTTCAAACGCGGCCGCGAACTGGCTGCAAAGCAGGGGCTCATTCTGGTCGATACCAAATACGAGTTTGGGCATCAGAACGGTACCATCTACCTGATCGACGAAATTCATACGCCTGACTCTTCCCGCTACTTTTATGCAGAGGGCTACGAGGCCAACCAGGCCGCCGGTCAGCCACAGAAACAACTCAGCAAGGAGTTCGTACGCGAATGGCTGATGGCTAACGGCTTCCAGGGTAAAGATGGGCAGCAGGTGCCCAATATGGACGACGCCTTCGTGGCCAGCGTGAGTGAGCGTTACATCGAGCTGTTCGAAAAGATCACCGGTCAGCAGTTTAAAAAAGAAGACGTATCTGCCGAAGAAGCAAAACAGCGCATCATCGATACGATCGCTAAGTTGTAA
- a CDS encoding AraC family transcriptional regulator → MKTMINIPVHQLNDIQFLASEHSVTFGEHEPNHRIDFYALVWFKEDAGSHFIDFETYPIQKDTVYLIGKHQVHSIPSKDRPDARVIVFTEDFYHLIEEPYLRLLFLPFNNVGIVIPDEMVEPMAALFRLIVLEYEGGGEPALLLKYMTALLMHLYRFSKQSPGGVAMYDERVEKLFRLLDENYKEERSVSFYADKIGITPKRLNEIVREKFGFTVSQIIYHLLLIEAKREIGHGRKSIKEIAYELGFSEQSYFSRFFKKQTGTTPENFRQQALMPVS, encoded by the coding sequence ATGAAGACAATGATCAACATCCCCGTCCACCAGCTTAATGACATTCAGTTCCTGGCCTCGGAACACAGCGTTACATTCGGCGAACATGAGCCGAATCACCGTATAGACTTCTACGCGCTCGTATGGTTCAAAGAGGATGCGGGTTCCCACTTCATCGATTTCGAAACTTATCCGATCCAGAAGGATACCGTGTACCTCATCGGTAAACACCAGGTGCACAGCATTCCCTCCAAAGACCGTCCCGATGCGCGGGTCATCGTATTTACCGAAGATTTTTACCATTTAATAGAGGAGCCTTACCTGCGTTTGCTGTTCCTGCCTTTTAATAATGTAGGCATCGTGATACCAGACGAAATGGTAGAACCGATGGCGGCGCTGTTTCGCCTCATCGTGCTGGAATACGAAGGCGGCGGCGAGCCGGCGTTATTATTAAAGTATATGACGGCTTTGCTGATGCACCTGTATCGCTTCAGTAAACAATCGCCGGGCGGCGTGGCCATGTACGACGAGCGTGTCGAGAAGTTGTTCCGCCTGCTGGATGAGAATTATAAGGAGGAACGTTCGGTTTCCTTTTATGCAGATAAAATAGGCATCACCCCTAAAAGACTGAACGAGATCGTGCGGGAGAAGTTCGGCTTTACCGTCAGCCAGATCATTTATCACCTGCTGCTCATAGAGGCTAAACGCGAAATCGGCCATGGGCGAAAGTCTATCAAAGAAATCGCCTACGAGTTAGGCTTTAGCGAACAATCCTATTTCTCCCGGTTCTTCAAGAAACAGACCGGCACCACCCCCGAAAACTTCCGTCAGCAGGCGTTGATGCCTGTAAGCTAG
- a CDS encoding MgtC/SapB family protein — MDLHLFNESLQILASLAMGSVLGLEREYRRKAAGIRTIALISAGSTLFTVLSREMGAPDSMDRVASNILTGVGFIGAGVIFKGKYSVDGITTATTIWIAAALGMAIGMNHYMLALLTLAGSLLVLTGLRYLEHRLELQRKRKQFSIHCGPDLSHIQLEAIFAEKGLKFKSLVISRHDDRFEYKYEITGSVSALDDLNEYLLAEKRVFSFNVEVTY; from the coding sequence ATGGACCTCCATTTATTTAATGAATCATTACAAATTCTCGCTTCCCTGGCGATGGGATCTGTTTTAGGACTGGAACGCGAGTATCGCCGGAAGGCCGCCGGCATCCGCACGATTGCCCTCATCAGCGCCGGCTCTACCCTCTTTACCGTTCTTTCCCGGGAAATGGGCGCGCCGGACAGTATGGACCGCGTAGCCTCCAACATCCTCACGGGAGTTGGTTTCATTGGTGCCGGTGTCATATTTAAAGGAAAATATTCGGTAGATGGTATAACTACCGCTACTACTATATGGATAGCTGCCGCCCTGGGTATGGCGATAGGCATGAATCACTATATGCTGGCTTTGCTCACGCTCGCGGGATCGCTGCTCGTCCTTACCGGACTCCGTTACCTCGAACACCGACTCGAATTGCAACGCAAGCGCAAACAGTTTTCGATCCACTGCGGACCAGACCTATCTCACATTCAACTTGAAGCCATATTCGCCGAAAAAGGTCTTAAATTTAAATCATTGGTTATTAGCCGTCACGACGATAGGTTTGAATATAAATACGAGATAACCGGCTCAGTTTCGGCCCTTGACGACCTGAATGAGTATCTTTTAGCTGAAAAAAGAGTATTCAGCTTTAATGTGGAAGTGACCTATTGA
- a CDS encoding patatin-like phospholipase family protein yields MTRSQSSTRPAMALSAFTDNADVKNVLQQLHQRFEDKSNPTPNMDKLIVSDTLDDQGNQYVHLVQEGGGVLGVALVGYTYILEQAGIRFMRLAGTSAGAINTAMMAVIGSKQEAKSEKVLRYLCSKDLFDFVDGHPFARKVIRKVITQEHYFKNVKKLITGTALALVALVLLNIICIGLKGVPAFAIIGKFSFVFTGLLVVSVLTGLMYFNMLLKRFKDRGFGVNPGKDFQDWVRDIMQEHGVQTVSDFIAKAGTPPPGMHLRNGGSLKDLGPDVTLITSDIVTQNKIEFPKMWDLFTTDEKTLHPAQFVRASMSIPIFFESSIIQDIPRDEAKIHKSWMKHLLTDPADIPSAVRFVDGGILSNFPINIFYNPKIEVPRLPTFGIDLDDVDPKDKEKSRQQTGDMGLGGYMGRMFNTIRYYYDKDFLLKNSLFKKGIGRIDVHEFNWLDFSISDEKKVALFVKGAQAAGQFLQSFDWEGYKADRREAFDKLNTVKPIQQTLTATL; encoded by the coding sequence ATGACGCGATCCCAAAGTTCCACGCGGCCGGCAATGGCATTGAGCGCCTTTACCGACAATGCCGACGTAAAAAACGTTCTCCAACAGCTTCACCAACGGTTTGAAGACAAAAGCAATCCAACACCGAACATGGACAAACTTATCGTCAGCGATACGCTCGACGACCAGGGCAACCAATACGTGCATCTCGTACAGGAAGGCGGCGGCGTACTCGGCGTGGCATTGGTCGGTTACACGTACATTCTCGAACAGGCAGGCATCCGTTTTATGCGGCTGGCCGGTACCAGCGCAGGGGCGATCAATACGGCGATGATGGCGGTGATCGGGAGTAAACAGGAAGCGAAGTCAGAGAAGGTACTCAGGTATCTGTGCAGCAAAGACCTGTTCGACTTTGTGGACGGGCATCCGTTCGCACGAAAGGTCATCCGCAAGGTGATTACGCAGGAACATTATTTCAAAAATGTGAAGAAGCTGATTACAGGCACCGCATTGGCTTTGGTGGCGTTAGTGCTGCTCAATATCATCTGCATAGGACTGAAAGGTGTACCGGCCTTCGCAATCATCGGTAAGTTCAGTTTTGTGTTTACGGGGCTGCTCGTCGTAAGTGTGCTTACAGGACTAATGTATTTCAACATGCTGCTGAAACGCTTTAAGGACAGAGGTTTTGGCGTGAACCCGGGTAAGGACTTCCAGGACTGGGTGCGGGATATTATGCAGGAACATGGGGTGCAAACAGTATCTGATTTTATCGCGAAGGCAGGCACGCCCCCGCCAGGCATGCACTTGCGCAACGGCGGGTCGTTGAAGGACCTGGGGCCGGATGTGACGTTGATTACCTCTGATATTGTGACGCAGAACAAAATCGAGTTCCCGAAAATGTGGGACTTATTTACGACAGATGAAAAAACGCTGCACCCTGCGCAGTTTGTACGCGCCTCGATGTCGATCCCGATCTTTTTTGAATCGTCGATTATACAGGACATTCCGCGTGATGAAGCGAAGATCCATAAAAGCTGGATGAAACATTTGCTCACCGACCCGGCTGATATTCCGAGTGCCGTACGGTTTGTGGATGGCGGCATACTGTCGAACTTTCCCATCAACATCTTTTACAATCCAAAAATAGAAGTACCACGACTGCCCACGTTCGGCATCGACCTCGATGATGTGGACCCGAAGGATAAGGAAAAGAGCCGGCAACAAACGGGCGACATGGGCCTGGGCGGCTATATGGGACGCATGTTTAACACCATTCGTTACTATTACGACAAAGACTTTTTACTAAAAAACAGCCTGTTCAAAAAAGGCATCGGTCGCATCGATGTGCACGAATTTAACTGGCTCGACTTCTCTATCAGTGATGAAAAGAAAGTGGCCT
- a CDS encoding erythromycin esterase family protein, producing the protein MRYTLLILLFAINTTYAQQQKIDWVNAHAHPLSTEYETPGIKDLSFLADELAGKQVVALGEASHGTREFYLQKARIIAYLVIRQQFRVLTFEFQDSLLQPVNRFVRTGEGNLKAAMKSFALYNTEEIYRLLMWIRQYNTSRTPADQVTIHGVDHADYWPDPFTRDRHMAANLVRHYEAQPRKTMLWAHNVHIIKDTTAKYQSMGAYLMRHFGDRFYALCMDTYSGSVNVINGGGFEVHPFSGMPDGFSSLLAKAKHEAFYLSFRGNQPFANDTVSLTTIHSNWQGTKPLPVKPGTDMDALVFIRNSTASVKVE; encoded by the coding sequence ATGAGATACACGTTACTGATCCTGCTGTTCGCGATCAACACTACCTACGCCCAGCAACAGAAAATCGACTGGGTGAACGCACATGCACATCCACTAAGCACCGAATACGAAACGCCGGGTATAAAGGACTTGTCTTTCCTGGCCGACGAACTGGCGGGTAAGCAGGTAGTTGCGTTGGGTGAGGCTTCACATGGCACCCGGGAGTTTTACCTGCAGAAAGCACGGATCATCGCTTACCTCGTGATCCGGCAACAGTTTCGTGTGCTGACCTTCGAATTCCAGGATAGCCTGTTGCAACCCGTTAACCGGTTTGTACGAACGGGCGAAGGCAACCTGAAAGCCGCGATGAAATCGTTTGCCCTTTACAACACAGAGGAGATTTACCGACTGCTGATGTGGATACGCCAGTACAATACATCGCGCACACCCGCCGACCAGGTGACCATCCACGGAGTGGATCACGCAGATTACTGGCCCGACCCGTTTACCCGCGACAGACACATGGCTGCCAACTTGGTACGCCACTATGAAGCGCAGCCCCGCAAAACGATGCTCTGGGCACATAACGTACACATCATCAAGGATACCACCGCGAAATATCAAAGCATGGGAGCGTACCTCATGCGGCACTTCGGAGACCGCTTCTACGCACTTTGCATGGATACCTACAGCGGTTCTGTAAACGTGATCAACGGCGGCGGTTTCGAAGTACACCCGTTCTCCGGCATGCCGGATGGCTTCTCCTCCCTGCTGGCAAAGGCGAAACACGAGGCGTTCTACCTGTCGTTCCGGGGCAATCAACCGTTCGCTAATGATACCGTGTCGCTTACAACGATACATTCGAACTGGCAGGGTACCAAACCTTTGCCCGTAAAACCGGGTACCGACATGGATGCGCTCGTTTTTATCCGGAATAGTACGGCCTCCGTTAAAGTAGAATAA